A region from the Chitinivibrionales bacterium genome encodes:
- a CDS encoding class I SAM-dependent methyltransferase, which produces MFSFPKYRRSRHAMKRLYNRIFRFYGSIEKSLGPKIDEIVRQKIATLPNVSSCTALEYACGSGLLSLKLAPLFKSVTCRDASTGMLSRARERARRAGMNIDFREGDLLAIDEPAKSYDYAFVQFALHLFPPETEKKILKKLCTVARNAVFIVDHNRKWSLAAAVVEWMEGGYYDTFIKQDFSLIAQEIGCAKFEETEIEECMVLTFYLL; this is translated from the coding sequence ATGTTCTCCTTTCCCAAATACCGCCGTTCCCGCCATGCCATGAAGCGGCTTTACAACCGCATATTCCGGTTCTACGGCAGCATCGAGAAAAGCCTCGGCCCGAAAATCGACGAGATCGTACGGCAAAAAATCGCAACACTTCCGAACGTCTCCTCGTGCACCGCGCTTGAATACGCCTGCGGCTCGGGCCTGCTGTCGCTCAAGCTGGCGCCGCTGTTCAAATCGGTCACCTGCCGCGACGCATCAACCGGCATGCTGAGCCGGGCAAGAGAACGCGCCCGTCGCGCGGGAATGAACATTGATTTCAGGGAAGGCGATCTTCTTGCCATTGACGAGCCGGCAAAGTCGTACGATTACGCATTTGTCCAGTTTGCGCTCCACTTGTTTCCGCCGGAAACGGAGAAAAAAATCCTGAAAAAACTCTGCACCGTGGCCCGAAACGCGGTTTTTATCGTTGATCATAACAGGAAATGGAGCCTCGCCGCGGCAGTCGTGGAATGGATGGAAGGCGGCTATTACGACACCTTCATCAAGCAGGATTTTTCATTGATCGCACAGGAAATCGGGTGCGCGAAGTTTGAGGAGACGGAGATAGAAGAGTGCATGGTGCTGACGTTTTATTTATTGTGA
- a CDS encoding TonB family protein: MYPFPTPRIFLAMNNDFSKTAGNGILRESITPNILISLLCHVLFLTAIVILSKAIYKSKEFDRPHTFDLIKLSQVFEEAAEPAKASLPKLKTARPKAPAPAEVKPQPAPVKEQNPVPSENKTAAPAPAETPPAPQAASGPPGPVADAAAAPDKIYEEGTVDGIPQLIKHQDPFYPEFVREEGISGVVKGWAVIDKDGTILQVKITSSPHELLSEEVVKSVARWKYKPATFKGVPVKMKKQFEINFKLEE, from the coding sequence TTGTATCCCTTCCCCACGCCTCGTATTTTTCTTGCGATGAACAATGACTTTTCCAAAACGGCGGGAAACGGGATACTCCGCGAATCGATCACGCCGAACATTCTCATTTCCCTGCTCTGTCATGTTCTTTTTCTTACCGCCATTGTCATATTGTCAAAAGCGATTTACAAATCCAAGGAATTCGACCGGCCGCACACGTTTGATCTTATAAAACTTTCCCAGGTCTTCGAGGAAGCCGCAGAGCCTGCGAAAGCCTCGCTGCCGAAGCTTAAAACGGCCAGACCCAAGGCGCCGGCGCCCGCCGAAGTCAAGCCCCAGCCTGCGCCTGTAAAAGAGCAGAACCCTGTTCCGTCCGAGAACAAGACCGCTGCGCCGGCACCGGCAGAGACGCCGCCTGCGCCGCAGGCAGCCTCCGGACCGCCTGGGCCGGTCGCAGACGCGGCCGCTGCTCCCGACAAGATATACGAGGAAGGCACGGTTGACGGAATTCCGCAATTGATTAAACACCAGGATCCGTTTTATCCCGAATTCGTTCGTGAAGAAGGAATTTCCGGCGTGGTGAAGGGATGGGCGGTGATTGACAAAGACGGAACAATCCTCCAGGTGAAGATCACCTCTTCACCGCACGAACTGCTGTCCGAGGAAGTCGTCAAGTCCGTTGCACGGTGGAAATACAAGCCGGCGACGTTCAAAGGAGTGCCGGTAAAGATGAAAAAACAATTCGAAATTAATTTTAAACTTGAAGAATAA